The following are from one region of the Bacteroidota bacterium genome:
- a CDS encoding dynamin family protein: protein MEAFVDAKYAQILQAEKDTLGSLKTLLEKTETDEQTISQLNDIINHLETLFLVVIVGEFNAGKSSVLNAFFGAKLMEEGPIPTTAKVTIIKHGEEVMERQLSEFLVEKQIPSPYLHNLNLVDTPGTNSIVTQHQELTERFIPRADLVLFITSFDRPLSESERQFLSYIRDSWGKRLVFVLNKLDLSRSDEMLNQVLTHVRSGCMELMDFEPRIFPISAEQAFRAKEMEAGEEKDALWEASRFGDFESFITEHLTDTNRLALKFNAPIDAGTRLLDALEVRMMQRAKVLEQDEANLTELDRILKEARATLIDGYGRHITEVDNLLLQLQQRGTQFLDDTIRISKLGMIKDRDLFKEEFSRQVVRDTDKQVEAQVTSAVDGLLKKALSLWNQTLTEFADRVRAVAGPGNASGRGDFFYNRSEVFHSIMKEADRKIETYDLKEEARRILENSRNAAAMFMGAEAVAAGIGAVATVVFTATAVDVTGGFIAAGIVALVGLIFLPRQKRKAISEFNDRTTALREDMKKALVQQLDEEVDSSLARVSDTVAPYVKFVTKERQFVDEVATKKQEISGEIDRLRKAIVEKVGVADVEEG from the coding sequence ATGGAAGCATTTGTTGATGCTAAGTACGCACAAATCCTTCAAGCCGAAAAAGATACCCTTGGAAGCCTGAAAACCCTGCTCGAAAAAACAGAGACCGACGAGCAGACCATTAGCCAGCTAAATGACATCATCAACCACCTGGAAACACTCTTCCTGGTCGTGATAGTTGGGGAATTCAATGCCGGCAAATCCAGCGTCCTTAATGCTTTTTTTGGCGCAAAACTGATGGAAGAAGGGCCAATTCCAACCACGGCCAAAGTCACCATCATCAAACATGGTGAGGAAGTGATGGAGCGGCAACTATCTGAGTTTCTTGTCGAAAAACAGATTCCGTCGCCATATCTCCACAACCTGAATCTCGTTGATACACCCGGCACGAATTCGATTGTCACACAGCACCAGGAACTGACGGAGCGTTTTATTCCACGCGCTGACCTTGTGCTGTTTATAACCTCCTTCGACCGCCCATTGTCCGAATCAGAGCGGCAGTTTCTGAGCTATATCCGCGACAGTTGGGGCAAACGGCTGGTGTTTGTGCTGAACAAACTCGACCTTTCGCGTAGCGACGAAATGCTGAACCAGGTGCTCACCCACGTGCGCAGCGGGTGTATGGAGTTGATGGATTTTGAACCGCGCATTTTCCCTATCAGCGCGGAGCAGGCTTTTCGGGCCAAAGAAATGGAAGCCGGCGAAGAAAAAGACGCGCTGTGGGAAGCAAGCCGGTTTGGCGATTTTGAGTCGTTTATCACCGAGCACCTGACCGACACCAACCGGCTTGCGCTCAAATTCAACGCCCCCATCGACGCCGGCACGCGCCTACTCGATGCCCTTGAGGTGCGCATGATGCAGCGCGCCAAAGTCCTCGAACAGGACGAGGCCAATCTCACCGAACTAGACCGCATCCTCAAAGAAGCCCGCGCCACCCTCATCGACGGATATGGCCGGCACATTACCGAAGTAGACAACCTCCTCCTCCAACTCCAGCAGCGTGGTACCCAATTCCTCGACGATACCATCCGAATCAGTAAACTGGGGATGATCAAAGACCGCGACCTGTTCAAGGAAGAATTCTCCCGACAGGTGGTGCGCGATACCGATAAACAGGTAGAAGCACAGGTCACTTCGGCTGTCGACGGACTGCTCAAAAAAGCACTCTCTCTGTGGAATCAAACGCTGACCGAATTTGCCGACCGCGTACGCGCTGTAGCCGGCCCGGGCAATGCATCCGGACGGGGTGACTTTTTCTACAACCGCTCCGAGGTCTTCCACAGCATCATGAAAGAGGCAGATCGCAAAATTGAGACGTATGATCTGAAAGAGGAAGCGCGACGAATCCTCGAAAACTCGCGCAATGCAGCTGCTATGTTTATGGGTGCTGAGGCAGTGGCTGCTGGCATCGGCGCAGTTGCAACGGTAGTTTTCACAGCAACTGCTGTAGACGTTACGGGCGGATTTATCGCCGCCGGCATTGTCGCCCTCGTTGGTCTCATTTTCCTGCCCCGCCAGAAGCGAAAGGCAATTTCAGAATTCAACGACCGCACCACCGCTCTTCGGGAAGACATGAAGAAAGCACTTGTCCAGCAACTCGATGAAGAAGTAGACAGTTCGCTAGCACGCGTCAGCGATACGGTTGCACCTTACGTAAAATTTGTGACCAAGGAACGCCAGTTTGTAGACGAAGTCGCTACAAAAAAGCAGGAGATTTCGGGAGAAATTGATCGGCTTCGGAAAGCGATTGTAGAGAAGGTGGGTGTGGCGGACGTTGAGGAAGGTTGA
- a CDS encoding NAD-dependent epimerase/dehydratase family protein, which produces MAKFLITGANGQIGSDLVARLRDMHGADNVVGSDLRLPASPQAGPHEIADVTNLDQLRELITNYNIDTIYHLASILSVTGEKHPDLAWQVNMNGLKHILDLAAAHNCKVFWPSSIAVFGPTTPRNHTPQRTVLEPQTIYGITKSAGELLCNYYHQHFDVDVRSLRYPGLISYSAPPGGGTTDFSIDMLRAAAAGKAYACFVGPKTRLPMMYMPDAVNAALVLMHAAPEDIRTRTSYNVTAVSFSAEELAAEIKKVIPGFECTYAPDFRQEIADSWPSTLNDSEARTDWNWQPEFTLDAMVADMLMHLQQPSKVVS; this is translated from the coding sequence ATGGCAAAATTTTTAATCACCGGTGCCAACGGGCAGATTGGTAGCGATTTGGTCGCCAGGTTGCGCGACATGCACGGTGCAGACAATGTGGTTGGCTCCGACCTTAGATTGCCGGCGTCTCCCCAGGCTGGCCCCCACGAAATTGCAGATGTGACAAACCTCGATCAGCTCCGCGAGCTCATCACCAACTACAACATCGACACCATCTACCACCTGGCCAGTATTCTCTCCGTAACAGGAGAAAAACATCCGGATCTCGCGTGGCAGGTGAACATGAACGGGCTCAAGCACATTCTCGATCTTGCGGCGGCCCATAACTGTAAAGTATTCTGGCCGAGCTCGATTGCCGTTTTTGGACCAACAACGCCGCGCAACCATACGCCACAGCGTACGGTTCTCGAGCCGCAAACGATTTATGGCATCACAAAAAGTGCCGGCGAATTACTGTGTAATTATTACCATCAGCACTTTGATGTAGATGTGCGAAGCCTCCGCTATCCTGGGCTGATCAGCTATTCGGCTCCACCAGGAGGTGGGACTACCGATTTTAGCATAGACATGCTACGGGCCGCTGCAGCCGGCAAAGCCTATGCCTGCTTTGTAGGACCGAAAACGCGATTGCCGATGATGTACATGCCCGATGCCGTAAATGCTGCGCTTGTACTGATGCACGCCGCACCGGAAGACATTCGCACGCGTACCAGCTACAATGTCACCGCTGTTAGTTTCTCTGCCGAAGAACTGGCCGCTGAAATCAAAAAAGTCATACCAGGCTTCGAATGTACCTACGCACCAGACTTCCGTCAGGAAATTGCTGATTCGTGGCCGTCTACCCTGAATGACAGCGAGGCCCGTACCGATTGGAACTGGCAACCGGAATTTACCCTTGACGCCATGGTTGCCGACATGCTCATGCATCTCCAACAACCCAGTAAAGTTGTATCTTAG
- the ribD gene encoding bifunctional diaminohydroxyphosphoribosylaminopyrimidine deaminase/5-amino-6-(5-phosphoribosylamino)uracil reductase RibD: MPPTDPALNAHEKWMAKCISLAKRGQGHASPNPLVGSVLVDEQGNELGVGWHEVYGSAHAERNAVADAESRHNAAALKKATLYVNLEPCSHYGKTPPCAELVIEKRIPRVVIGMVDPSKKVSGRGIKMLQEAGVEVCVGVLQAACERLNEPFTQHQQTGRPLVTLKMAQTLDGQIATATGDSQWVSGAGSRKLVHHWRATLDAVLVGRGTALADNPSLTVRHVDGRQPYRIVLDRTGSLPASMHLFSDEHAGKTIAVTASAAKPAYANQLQQAGGELIHAPVTDGKLNLLEVLQLLGKSTNHRKGLQTVLVEAGPGLATALFQKNLIDRFYLFIAPKLVGKGTPTLHGLNINLMKDAYQFAASEWQPVGEDMLFKGYRRAF; the protein is encoded by the coding sequence ATGCCTCCAACCGACCCGGCCCTCAATGCCCACGAAAAGTGGATGGCCAAATGCATTTCGTTGGCAAAACGCGGACAGGGACACGCAAGTCCGAATCCCCTGGTTGGCTCCGTACTTGTTGATGAACAAGGCAACGAACTGGGAGTCGGATGGCACGAGGTCTATGGCAGTGCCCATGCAGAACGGAACGCGGTTGCTGATGCTGAATCAAGGCACAACGCAGCTGCTTTGAAAAAGGCAACCTTGTACGTGAACCTGGAGCCGTGCAGTCACTACGGCAAAACACCTCCCTGTGCAGAGCTTGTAATCGAAAAGCGTATCCCCCGCGTTGTAATTGGGATGGTCGATCCTTCCAAAAAGGTGAGCGGGCGTGGCATCAAAATGCTGCAAGAGGCCGGTGTAGAGGTATGTGTGGGTGTGCTTCAGGCAGCCTGCGAGCGCCTCAACGAACCTTTTACCCAACACCAGCAAACAGGCCGGCCGCTGGTTACCCTAAAAATGGCGCAGACGCTCGACGGGCAAATTGCAACCGCTACGGGTGATTCGCAATGGGTATCAGGAGCAGGCTCGCGCAAGCTTGTACACCACTGGCGTGCCACGCTGGATGCCGTCCTGGTTGGCCGTGGCACGGCCCTGGCAGATAACCCATCGCTTACCGTCCGGCATGTAGACGGCCGGCAACCGTACCGCATCGTGCTCGATCGCACCGGCAGCCTCCCCGCTTCGATGCATTTGTTTTCTGATGAGCATGCTGGCAAAACCATCGCGGTTACGGCCTCAGCTGCCAAGCCGGCTTATGCGAACCAACTGCAGCAAGCTGGTGGTGAGCTTATACACGCACCGGTAACGGATGGCAAACTCAATCTGCTTGAAGTTCTTCAGCTGCTTGGTAAAAGCACCAACCACCGCAAAGGCTTGCAAACTGTCCTCGTCGAAGCCGGCCCCGGACTCGCAACGGCGCTCTTCCAGAAAAATCTCATCGACCGATTCTACCTCTTTATAGCCCCCAAACTGGTTGGCAAAGGCACGCCAACGCTCCACGGGCTCAACATCAACCTGATGAAAGACGCCTACCAGTTTGCAGCATCTGAATGGCAACCTGTTGGAGAAGACATGCTGTTCAAAGGATACCGGCGGGCATTTTAG
- a CDS encoding M28 family metallopeptidase: protein MISPRILPIILLVSLFAFSPAPINSNDDPILGFSEAGAIAQRALEATFEAQLTAANLRDWMKTLTARPHHVGSAFTKEKVQFMADKFESWGYDVEIEEFTVLFPTPKVRIVELVAPTRYKAKLTFPETGEKVSRAVKKEMLPGYNAFSADGDVTAELVYVNQGIPQDYQDLKQRGIDVAGKIVIARYGGSWRGIKPKVAAEHGAIGCILYSDPKDDGYVRGDVYPIGAFKPGHGVQRGSVADMPQFPGDPLTPGVGSKPDTERLELAEAPTLMKIPVLPISYEDAQPLLAAIGGPVAPARWRGGLPITYHVGPGPAKVHLKLAFDWKLETAYNVVARMEGSEFPDQWIMRGNHHDAWVFGAADPISGMVSLMEEARAIGELVKTGWRPKRTIVYAGWDAEEPGLLGSTEWVEYHAETLRDKLAVYINTDGNGRGFWRAGGSHSLERFINEVGRDVTDPQTKVSVSERARALQDVRGNKEAATRKDLRISPLGSGSDYTPFLQHLGIASLNLGFGGENAGGAYHTAFDSFEYYERFGDPDFAYGVTLANLTGRAVLRFANADVLPFSFTGYIDNVKKYAGEVMHLAETMRASTEQENARINRNAYQLAADPTRTYIAPVAMDPVPYFNFAPLQNALASLEEAAHQYDAAMAAHGAELPLAKAAAVNELMMVMEQQMTRKEGLPRRPWFKHQIYAPGFYTGYGVKTLPGVREALEQRNWDEAAEQIEIISDVLNRVTESLYEATTIMN from the coding sequence ATGATTTCCCCTCGCATCCTCCCTATAATCTTGCTTGTTAGCCTCTTTGCATTCTCACCGGCACCTATCAACTCCAACGACGATCCCATCCTTGGTTTTAGCGAGGCCGGTGCAATTGCGCAGCGGGCACTTGAAGCAACTTTTGAAGCACAGCTAACAGCTGCCAACCTGCGCGATTGGATGAAAACCCTGACAGCCCGCCCGCACCACGTCGGCTCTGCTTTTACCAAAGAGAAAGTCCAGTTTATGGCGGATAAGTTTGAGTCTTGGGGATACGACGTTGAGATAGAGGAATTTACGGTACTCTTCCCAACACCCAAAGTCCGCATTGTTGAGTTGGTTGCACCTACCCGATACAAAGCAAAACTTACCTTTCCTGAAACAGGCGAAAAAGTGAGCCGGGCCGTAAAAAAGGAAATGCTGCCCGGATACAACGCATTCTCTGCGGATGGCGATGTAACGGCCGAACTGGTTTACGTTAACCAGGGCATCCCGCAAGATTATCAGGACCTCAAACAACGCGGTATTGATGTCGCTGGCAAAATTGTTATTGCACGATACGGCGGCTCCTGGCGTGGCATCAAACCGAAAGTGGCTGCTGAGCACGGCGCCATTGGATGTATCCTGTATTCGGATCCCAAAGACGACGGCTACGTGCGCGGCGATGTGTATCCAATCGGCGCGTTCAAGCCCGGTCATGGTGTCCAGCGTGGCTCCGTAGCAGACATGCCCCAATTCCCCGGCGACCCGCTGACCCCCGGCGTAGGCTCCAAACCCGACACCGAGCGCCTCGAGCTGGCAGAAGCACCAACGCTGATGAAAATACCGGTGCTGCCCATCTCTTACGAAGACGCGCAACCGCTGCTTGCTGCGATTGGTGGACCCGTTGCCCCGGCACGCTGGCGGGGTGGCCTGCCGATCACTTACCACGTTGGCCCTGGGCCGGCAAAGGTACACCTGAAATTGGCTTTCGACTGGAAGCTGGAAACCGCCTACAACGTTGTTGCCCGTATGGAAGGCAGTGAATTCCCCGACCAGTGGATCATGCGAGGCAACCACCATGACGCGTGGGTTTTTGGTGCTGCTGACCCGATCAGCGGCATGGTTTCACTGATGGAGGAGGCGCGTGCCATTGGTGAACTTGTCAAAACAGGCTGGCGCCCCAAACGCACCATCGTTTATGCCGGCTGGGATGCTGAAGAACCCGGATTGCTCGGCTCAACCGAGTGGGTGGAATACCATGCGGAGACGCTGCGCGACAAACTGGCTGTGTACATCAACACCGATGGCAACGGCCGGGGATTCTGGCGCGCCGGCGGCTCCCACAGCCTGGAACGGTTTATCAACGAAGTTGGGCGTGATGTAACGGATCCGCAAACCAAGGTCTCGGTATCCGAGCGAGCCCGGGCATTGCAGGACGTGCGGGGAAACAAAGAAGCGGCAACGCGCAAAGACCTGAGAATTTCTCCCCTGGGCTCCGGTTCTGACTATACCCCTTTCCTACAACATCTCGGCATTGCATCGCTCAATCTGGGTTTTGGCGGCGAAAATGCCGGCGGCGCTTATCACACCGCATTTGATTCGTTCGAATATTACGAGCGCTTCGGAGACCCGGATTTTGCGTACGGCGTAACCCTGGCCAACCTTACAGGCCGGGCGGTGTTACGCTTTGCCAATGCAGACGTGTTGCCCTTCAGCTTTACCGGCTACATCGATAACGTTAAAAAGTACGCCGGCGAAGTAATGCATTTGGCTGAAACGATGCGTGCCAGCACGGAACAGGAGAACGCGCGCATCAACCGCAATGCTTACCAACTGGCCGCTGATCCTACCCGGACCTACATTGCCCCGGTTGCCATGGACCCCGTGCCCTACTTCAACTTTGCACCGTTGCAAAACGCCCTCGCTTCACTGGAAGAGGCAGCGCATCAATACGACGCAGCAATGGCTGCCCATGGTGCTGAACTTCCACTAGCAAAAGCAGCAGCAGTAAATGAACTGATGATGGTCATGGAGCAGCAAATGACCCGAAAGGAAGGCTTGCCGCGCCGGCCCTGGTTCAAACATCAAATTTACGCGCCCGGCTTTTACACGGGATATGGCGTCAAAACGCTGCCGGGTGTCCGGGAAGCCCTTGAGCAGCGAAACTGGGACGAAGCAGCTGAACAAATCGAAATTATTTCCGACGTGCTGAACCGTGTAACGGAATCGCTGTATGAGGCAACGACAATTATGAATTAG
- a CDS encoding response regulator, translated as MKGNEPRELGLGFIGILLSGIYCLLDIANPALNLGGVPYLAIVIVMLWLPGRHLTILLAILCSSMMLFGYWWHHGANLYWEFFGERAVSLVGIWAIALTALKDKRVMKHVTRREKRLNTLIEERTHNERIKFTRVNEELQLELREQEIQTRELRESERLFRVVADYAPALIWMSGTDKEYLYFNTVWLNFTGRTANQEHGFGWTQQLHPEDLPAYQKAYNEAFEAQKPFTVEYRLKRADGTYRWILDSGAPRSEDGMFAGYIGTCIDITDKRSMEEDLVHSEARYRKVVDNQIEFVCHFNPDTTLTFVNDAYCKYFNRERDELIGQSFLGFLPEGTRKLAREQIASLLIDPQAVQYEREILLQDGSKAWQLWRDHPILDNDGNVIEFQSVGRDITELKQTQRQLESYTRDLEATKSELESHAEELALTVSELNEARDHAEAATRAKSEFLANMSHEIRTPMSGILGYADILLETDLDPTQRDFAVTIQENGKRLLNLLNDILDFSKIESGHMELDEQPLEVRELLNDSLGLLIPRATMKGIRLWYHIDPAVPNAFVGDETRLRQILVNLVSNAVKFTQQGEVEVSVRSARIADTQYRLHFSVRDTGIGISQEDLKEIFEFFTQADASTTRRFGGTGLGLAICRKLSELMGGKVWAESEPGQGSTFHATALLDVPEEAPAEVVQLESYDWMASDILLVVDNHSTRQALVREINNLGITTENTADPEEAFEWVRSGSQFKAVLIDCELHPRHNIELPQKVRMIRSKTELPIVVFGSKEDSHLARRLGVQYLVKPIRKAQILALMRDLLSGDDSIESSLGADLGNEVINDLTSDMSDDTVTDAAVEIVTDLATDTATEPRPAIAPKRTNGKLKVLIAEDEETNEKLVQHLLSDMGHQVSVVTNGHDAVLAVAEEDYDVILMDIQMPEMDGLIATKRIREVLQGRPQPYIVAFTARAMNSDRERCIKAGMNDYLSKPFTAQSLKEALQRSTTARSVASSGMAAGN; from the coding sequence ATGAAAGGGAATGAACCTCGCGAGTTAGGGCTCGGATTTATTGGCATATTGTTGTCTGGCATTTACTGCCTCCTCGATATCGCTAACCCTGCCCTTAATCTAGGCGGCGTGCCTTACCTCGCTATTGTTATTGTAATGCTTTGGTTGCCTGGGCGCCATCTCACCATATTACTAGCCATTCTATGCAGTAGTATGATGCTGTTTGGCTATTGGTGGCACCATGGGGCCAATCTGTATTGGGAGTTTTTTGGGGAACGTGCTGTATCCCTTGTGGGAATCTGGGCGATTGCACTTACTGCCCTTAAAGATAAACGTGTGATGAAGCACGTTACGCGGCGTGAGAAACGACTCAATACCCTCATCGAAGAGCGCACGCACAATGAACGGATCAAGTTCACTCGCGTGAATGAAGAATTACAGCTCGAACTCCGCGAACAAGAAATTCAGACGCGCGAACTGCGCGAAAGTGAGCGGTTGTTTCGCGTAGTAGCCGATTACGCCCCGGCGCTGATCTGGATGTCAGGTACCGACAAAGAATACCTCTACTTCAACACTGTCTGGCTCAATTTCACCGGAAGAACTGCCAACCAGGAGCATGGCTTTGGCTGGACACAACAGCTGCATCCTGAAGACTTGCCGGCCTATCAGAAGGCATACAATGAAGCCTTTGAGGCCCAAAAACCATTTACCGTAGAATATCGGCTCAAGCGAGCTGATGGCACCTATCGCTGGATTCTCGATTCGGGGGCACCGCGTTCGGAAGATGGCATGTTTGCCGGCTATATCGGCACATGTATCGATATTACGGACAAGCGCAGCATGGAAGAAGACCTCGTTCATTCTGAGGCGCGCTACCGCAAAGTGGTTGATAACCAAATAGAGTTTGTTTGTCATTTTAACCCGGATACAACGCTCACGTTTGTCAATGATGCGTATTGCAAATATTTCAACCGGGAACGCGATGAACTCATCGGACAAAGCTTTCTCGGGTTCTTGCCCGAAGGCACGCGTAAACTTGCCCGTGAACAGATTGCCAGCCTGCTCATTGATCCACAAGCTGTGCAATATGAGCGCGAAATCCTTCTCCAGGATGGCAGCAAAGCCTGGCAGTTGTGGCGGGACCACCCGATTCTCGACAATGATGGGAATGTCATCGAGTTTCAGTCTGTTGGTCGGGATATCACCGAGTTAAAGCAAACGCAGCGTCAGCTTGAGAGCTACACCCGCGATCTGGAAGCAACGAAGAGTGAGCTTGAAAGCCACGCCGAAGAACTTGCGCTGACCGTAAGCGAACTCAATGAAGCCCGTGATCATGCAGAAGCAGCCACGCGCGCCAAAAGCGAGTTTCTGGCAAATATGAGCCACGAAATTCGCACGCCAATGAGTGGTATCCTCGGGTATGCAGATATTTTGCTGGAAACAGACCTGGATCCGACACAGCGCGATTTTGCCGTCACCATCCAGGAGAACGGCAAGCGCCTGCTCAACCTGCTCAACGACATTCTGGATTTCTCCAAAATCGAATCCGGGCACATGGAGCTCGACGAGCAGCCACTTGAGGTTCGGGAGTTACTCAACGATTCGCTAGGATTACTCATTCCGCGTGCAACAATGAAGGGCATTCGGTTATGGTACCACATTGATCCCGCTGTTCCCAATGCATTTGTAGGTGATGAGACGCGACTGCGCCAGATTTTGGTGAACCTTGTATCCAACGCGGTCAAGTTCACCCAACAAGGTGAAGTAGAGGTGAGTGTCCGTTCGGCGCGGATTGCCGATACGCAGTACCGCCTGCACTTTTCTGTGCGGGATACTGGCATCGGGATATCGCAGGAAGACTTGAAAGAGATATTTGAGTTCTTTACCCAGGCTGACGCTTCAACTACGCGCCGCTTTGGGGGCACCGGATTGGGCCTCGCCATTTGCCGCAAGTTATCAGAGTTAATGGGGGGTAAAGTATGGGCGGAAAGTGAACCAGGTCAGGGGTCGACGTTTCATGCCACAGCCCTGCTGGATGTACCGGAAGAAGCGCCGGCTGAGGTTGTGCAGTTGGAATCATACGACTGGATGGCGTCCGATATTCTGCTTGTGGTAGACAACCATAGTACGCGCCAGGCGCTTGTTCGGGAAATCAATAACCTGGGTATTACGACCGAAAACACTGCTGATCCTGAGGAGGCGTTTGAATGGGTGCGTTCAGGCTCTCAGTTTAAGGCAGTGCTGATTGATTGTGAATTGCATCCGCGGCATAACATCGAGTTGCCGCAAAAAGTGAGGATGATTCGCTCAAAAACGGAATTGCCAATTGTGGTATTTGGCAGCAAGGAAGACAGTCATTTAGCACGCCGGCTTGGTGTGCAATACCTCGTAAAACCAATTCGAAAAGCACAAATCCTCGCGCTCATGCGCGACCTCTTAAGTGGCGATGATTCCATTGAGTCGTCGCTAGGTGCTGACCTGGGTAACGAAGTGATCAACGATTTGACGTCAGACATGTCTGACGATACAGTAACGGATGCAGCTGTCGAAATAGTTACAGATTTGGCGACAGATACGGCTACAGAACCGCGCCCGGCAATTGCACCAAAGCGTACCAATGGGAAACTAAAAGTGCTCATTGCAGAAGATGAGGAGACAAATGAGAAGCTTGTCCAGCATCTGCTTTCTGACATGGGGCACCAGGTTTCTGTTGTTACCAACGGGCATGACGCCGTGCTTGCTGTTGCTGAGGAAGACTATGATGTCATCCTCATGGATATCCAGATGCCGGAGATGGATGGTTTGATTGCCACAAAACGGATTCGCGAGGTACTGCAAGGCCGGCCCCAACCGTATATCGTTGCCTTTACCGCCCGCGCGATGAACAGCGACCGAGAGCGCTGCATCAAAGCCGGCATGAACGATTACCTCAGCAAACCATTCACCGCCCAGAGCCTCAAAGAAGCACTGCAGCGCAGTACCACCGCACGCTCCGTGGCCAGTTCAGGCATGGCAGCCGGCAACTAG
- the kbl gene encoding glycine C-acetyltransferase, whose product MTNVATDFYQATLNEIKDSGLYKDERIIVSQQDAEIAVQSGQQVINFCANNYLGLANHPALIKAAQDGVAKYGFGLASVRFICGTQNIHKELEEAVSRFLQTEDTILYTSCFDANAGLFETILGKEDAIISDQLNHASIIDGIRLCKAQRHRFAHDDMEDLERILKETQDAKIRMIATDGVFSMDGDIARLEMICDLADKYDALVMVDDSHATGFLGKTGRGSIDHCGVMGRVDVVTSTLGKALGGASGGFTSGKKEIIELLRQRSRPYLFSNTVAPAIVTAALKVLEMLSATTELRDRLEENTMYFREQMTAAGFKIRPGTHPIAPIMLYDAKLAQNMASDLLEEGIYVIGFSYPVVPKGQARIRVQISAAHTREHLDRAIAAFTKVGKRLGVI is encoded by the coding sequence ATGACAAACGTCGCTACCGATTTCTACCAGGCTACCCTAAACGAAATCAAAGACTCCGGGCTCTATAAAGACGAGCGCATCATTGTATCTCAGCAAGATGCAGAAATTGCCGTTCAGTCCGGACAGCAAGTGATCAACTTTTGTGCAAACAATTACCTCGGTCTGGCAAATCACCCTGCCTTAATTAAGGCAGCCCAGGACGGCGTGGCAAAATATGGGTTTGGCCTGGCATCCGTCAGGTTTATTTGTGGCACACAAAACATCCACAAAGAGCTGGAAGAAGCGGTCTCCAGGTTTCTCCAGACAGAAGACACCATTTTATATACTTCGTGTTTTGACGCCAATGCCGGCCTCTTCGAAACCATACTTGGCAAGGAAGACGCAATCATCAGTGACCAGTTAAACCACGCGAGCATCATCGACGGCATCCGACTGTGTAAAGCCCAGCGGCACCGGTTTGCGCATGATGACATGGAAGATCTGGAGCGTATTCTCAAAGAGACGCAAGACGCCAAAATTCGTATGATCGCAACGGATGGGGTTTTCAGTATGGATGGCGATATTGCCCGGCTGGAAATGATCTGTGATTTGGCAGACAAATATGATGCGCTCGTCATGGTAGATGACAGCCACGCAACAGGATTCCTTGGCAAAACGGGCCGTGGGTCGATTGATCACTGTGGTGTCATGGGACGGGTTGATGTGGTCACCAGCACGCTTGGCAAAGCACTTGGCGGCGCTTCAGGAGGTTTTACGTCGGGTAAAAAAGAAATTATCGAGCTGTTGCGACAGCGCTCAAGGCCCTATCTGTTTTCGAATACGGTTGCGCCGGCCATTGTTACTGCTGCGTTGAAAGTATTGGAAATGCTGAGCGCCACAACAGAGCTACGCGATCGCCTCGAAGAGAACACAATGTACTTCCGGGAGCAGATGACAGCAGCCGGCTTTAAAATTCGCCCGGGTACCCACCCGATTGCGCCTATTATGTTGTACGACGCCAAACTGGCGCAGAACATGGCCAGCGATCTCCTTGAAGAAGGGATCTATGTCATCGGCTTCAGCTATCCGGTTGTGCCTAAAGGGCAGGCGCGTATTCGCGTGCAGATTTCAGCTGCCCACACCCGTGAACACCTTGACCGCGCCATTGCCGCGTTCACCAAGGTTGGCAAACGGCTCGGCGTTATATAA